One genomic region from Xyrauchen texanus isolate HMW12.3.18 chromosome 16, RBS_HiC_50CHRs, whole genome shotgun sequence encodes:
- the LOC127657256 gene encoding homeobox protein Nkx-2.4-like isoform X1, with product MSLSPKHTTPFSVTDILSPIEETYKKFSGMESTGNLTSPLGAYRQSQVSQTGMQQHSMGHNATVATTYHMPHSVSQFSHSAMGGYCNGSMGDLPSYQETMRNSAAATGWYGANPDPRYSTISRFMGPSTGMNMTGMGTLTGMADTSKSIPPMHAAPRRKRRVLFSQAQVYELERRFKQQKYLSAPEREHLASMIHLTPTQVKIWFQNHRYKMKRQAKDKAAQQLQQEGNLCQQQQSPRRVAVPVLVKDGKPCQNGSNTPTPNQQQMQQQQQNGSGVVHPTSSNSMNQHQNQHVNALVQAQDLEELSPSPPSLHSQMNNMGQIDTNVDYTNNMVTSNLLYGRTW from the exons ATGTCGCTGAGCCCAAAGCACACGACACCCTTTTCAGTGACAGATATTTTGAGCCCAATTGAGGAGACCTACAAGAAGTTTAGTGGCATGGAGAGCACCGGAAACCTCACATCTCCATTGGGAGCGTACCGGCAATCTCAGGTGTCCCAGACTGGCATGCAGCAACACTCTATGGGCCACAACGCCACTGTGGCGACCACCTACCATATGCCACACTCCGTTTCCCAGTTCTCGCATAGTGCAATGGGGGGCTACTGCAATGGCAGCATGGGGGACCTACCCTCTTACCAAGAAACTATGAGAAACAGCGCAGCAGCAACAGGGTGGTACGGCGCCAATCCTGACCCTAGATACTCCACAA TTTCTAGATTCATGGGACCTTCCACAGGTATGAACATGACAGGAATGGGCACGCTGACAGGCATGGCCGACACATCTAAATCCATCCCACCTATGCACGCCGCTCCAAGGAGGAAACGCCGGGTGCTCTTCTCTCAAGCACAAGTCTACGAGCTGGAAAGGAGATTTAAGCAACAGAAATACCTTTCAGCGCCAGAGAGGGAACACCTGGCAAGCATGATACATCTAACCCCGACACAGGTCAAGATCTGGTTTCAGAATCACCGCTACAAGATGAAACGGCAGGCCAAGGACAAAGCAGCGCAACAGCTTCAACAGGAGGGCAACCTGTGTCAACAGCAGCAGTCACCGAGGAGAGTGGCTGTCCCTGTCTTAGTGAAGGACGGCAAGCCTTGTCAAAACGGCTCCAACACACCGACGCCGAACCAGCAGCAaatgcaacagcagcagcaaaacGGTTCCGGTGTCGTACACCCAACCTCGAGTAATTCTATGAACCAGCACCAAAACCAGCATGTCAATGCACTGGTCCAGGCCCAAGACCTTGAGGAATTGTCCCCCAGTCCCCCGTCACTTCACTCACAAATGAACAACATGGGCCAGATAGACACTAATGTAGATTACACAAATAACATGGTCACATCAAATTTGCTTTATGGCCGAACGTGGTAA
- the LOC127657256 gene encoding homeobox protein Nkx-2.4-like isoform X2: MSLSPKHTTPFSVTDILSPIEETYKKFSGMESTGNLTSPLGAYRQSQVSQTGMQQHSMGHNATVATTYHMPHSVSQFSHSAMGGYCNGSMGDLPSYQETMRNSAAATGWYGANPDPRYSTSMNMTGMGTLTGMADTSKSIPPMHAAPRRKRRVLFSQAQVYELERRFKQQKYLSAPEREHLASMIHLTPTQVKIWFQNHRYKMKRQAKDKAAQQLQQEGNLCQQQQSPRRVAVPVLVKDGKPCQNGSNTPTPNQQQMQQQQQNGSGVVHPTSSNSMNQHQNQHVNALVQAQDLEELSPSPPSLHSQMNNMGQIDTNVDYTNNMVTSNLLYGRTW, encoded by the exons ATGTCGCTGAGCCCAAAGCACACGACACCCTTTTCAGTGACAGATATTTTGAGCCCAATTGAGGAGACCTACAAGAAGTTTAGTGGCATGGAGAGCACCGGAAACCTCACATCTCCATTGGGAGCGTACCGGCAATCTCAGGTGTCCCAGACTGGCATGCAGCAACACTCTATGGGCCACAACGCCACTGTGGCGACCACCTACCATATGCCACACTCCGTTTCCCAGTTCTCGCATAGTGCAATGGGGGGCTACTGCAATGGCAGCATGGGGGACCTACCCTCTTACCAAGAAACTATGAGAAACAGCGCAGCAGCAACAGGGTGGTACGGCGCCAATCCTGACCCTAGATACTCCACAA GTATGAACATGACAGGAATGGGCACGCTGACAGGCATGGCCGACACATCTAAATCCATCCCACCTATGCACGCCGCTCCAAGGAGGAAACGCCGGGTGCTCTTCTCTCAAGCACAAGTCTACGAGCTGGAAAGGAGATTTAAGCAACAGAAATACCTTTCAGCGCCAGAGAGGGAACACCTGGCAAGCATGATACATCTAACCCCGACACAGGTCAAGATCTGGTTTCAGAATCACCGCTACAAGATGAAACGGCAGGCCAAGGACAAAGCAGCGCAACAGCTTCAACAGGAGGGCAACCTGTGTCAACAGCAGCAGTCACCGAGGAGAGTGGCTGTCCCTGTCTTAGTGAAGGACGGCAAGCCTTGTCAAAACGGCTCCAACACACCGACGCCGAACCAGCAGCAaatgcaacagcagcagcaaaacGGTTCCGGTGTCGTACACCCAACCTCGAGTAATTCTATGAACCAGCACCAAAACCAGCATGTCAATGCACTGGTCCAGGCCCAAGACCTTGAGGAATTGTCCCCCAGTCCCCCGTCACTTCACTCACAAATGAACAACATGGGCCAGATAGACACTAATGTAGATTACACAAATAACATGGTCACATCAAATTTGCTTTATGGCCGAACGTGGTAA